A genomic region of Raphanus sativus cultivar WK10039 chromosome 6, ASM80110v3, whole genome shotgun sequence contains the following coding sequences:
- the LOC108805657 gene encoding oxygen-evolving enhancer protein 1-1, chloroplastic has product MAASLQSSATFLQSTKLSTAPSRGSALLRSTQTVGKSFGLETSSARLTCSYQSDIKDFAGKFSDAVKISGFALATSALVVSGASAEGAPKRLTYDEIQSKTYMEVKGTGTANQCPTIDGGSETFSFKPGKYAGKKFCFEPTSFTVKAESVSKNAPPDFQNTKLMTRLTYTLDEIEGPFEVSSDGSVNFKEEDGIDYAAVTVQLPGGERVPFLFTVKQLDASGKPDNFTGKFLVPSYRGSSFLDPKGRGGSTGYDNAVALPAGGRGDEEELSKENVKNTAASVGEITLKVTKSKPETGEVIGVFESLQPSDTDLGAKVPKDVKIQGVWYGQLE; this is encoded by the exons ATGGCAGCCTCTCTCCAATCCTCCGCCACATTCCTCCAGTCTACCAAACTCTCCACCGCTCCTTCTCGCGGCAGTGCTCTCCTCCGGTCGACTCAGACGGTCGGCAAATCATTTGGGCTAGAGACTTCTTCTGCACGCCTCACTTGTTCCTACCAATCTGACATCAAGGACTTCGCCGGAAAATTCTCGGACGCTGTTAAAATCTCCGGATTCGCTCTTGCAACCTCTGCTCTCGTTGTCTCG GGAGCAAGTGCAGAGGGAGCTCCGAAGAGACTCACTTATGACGAGATACAGAGCAAGACATACATGGAAGTTAAAGGAACTGGAACTGCCAACCAGTGCCCAACTATTGACGGTGGCTCTGAGACTTTCTCCTTCAAGCCCGGTAAGTACGCTGGCAAGAAGTTCTGCTTCGAGCCTACTTCCTTCACCGTCAAGGCTGAGAGTGTTAGCAAGAACGCACCTCCTGACTTCCAGAACACCAAGCTCATGACCCGTCTCACTTACACTCTTGACGAAATCGAAGGCCCCTTCGAG GTTTCTTCAGACGGAAGCGTGAACTTCAAGGAAGAAGACGGAATCGACTACGCTGCAGTCACAGTTCAGCTTCCAGGAGGCGAGCGTGTGCCATTCCTTTTCACAGTCAAGCAGCTTGACGCCTCGGGCAAGCCAGACAACTTCACTGGAAAATTCTTGGTCCCTTCATACCGTGGCTCGTCCTTCTTGGACCCAAAGGGTCGTGGTGGATCCACAGGATATGACAACGCCGTTGCATTGCCAGCTGGAGGCAGAGGAGATGAAGAGGAGCTTTCAAAGGAGAACGTGAAAAACACGGCAGCTTCGGTGGGAGAGATCACTTTGAAAGTGACTAAGAGCAAACCTGAGACAGGAGAAGTGATCGGAGTGTTCGAGAGTCTTCAGCCGTCGGACACTGACTTGGGTGCCAAGGTGCCAAAGGATGTGAAGATCCAAGGTGTGTGGTATGGTCAACTTGAGTGA